The Streptomyces sp. NBC_01353 genome contains a region encoding:
- a CDS encoding SAM-dependent methyltransferase encodes MGRVTDLAAFTALFTPEGQTLLAALRDYDPAQELAVASRLRREHPAELVSAALGQARLRQRAVAKFGTDDAHRMYFTPNGVEQSTRATVGAYRAERFRALGVRSVADLCGGIGGDAIAFARAGISVLAVDRDPLTAEVARANATALGLADLIEVRCADVTEIDTNPYDAVFVDPARRGGRGRIFDPEAYSPPLSWAIEAARKATHAALKIAPGVPHEAVPEEAEAEWISDGGDVKEAVLWFGTAPGARRATLLPAGTSLTGRDLPDPAPRPVGRFLYEPDGAVIRAHLVAEIAEELAGGLIDETIAYITADALTPTPFATAYEITDELPFNLKKLKALLREREVGTLTVKKRGSAVEPEEIRRRIKPKGPNSATVFLTRVAGAPTMLIGGPAA; translated from the coding sequence ATGGGACGGGTGACCGACCTCGCCGCCTTCACCGCCCTGTTCACCCCCGAGGGCCAGACGCTGCTCGCCGCCCTGCGCGACTACGACCCCGCCCAGGAGCTGGCGGTCGCCTCACGGCTGCGCCGCGAGCACCCCGCTGAGCTGGTCTCCGCGGCCCTCGGGCAGGCCCGGCTGCGCCAGCGCGCGGTGGCGAAGTTCGGGACCGACGACGCCCACCGGATGTACTTCACGCCCAACGGGGTCGAGCAGTCGACCCGTGCGACGGTCGGGGCCTACCGCGCCGAGCGGTTCCGGGCACTCGGGGTGCGCAGCGTCGCCGACCTGTGCGGGGGGATCGGCGGGGACGCGATCGCCTTCGCCCGGGCCGGGATCTCCGTCCTGGCCGTGGACCGCGACCCACTGACGGCCGAGGTCGCCCGCGCGAACGCCACCGCGCTCGGGCTCGCCGACCTGATCGAGGTCCGGTGCGCGGACGTGACCGAGATCGACACGAACCCGTACGACGCCGTCTTCGTCGACCCGGCCCGACGCGGTGGGCGGGGGCGCATCTTCGACCCGGAGGCGTACTCCCCGCCGCTCTCGTGGGCGATCGAGGCCGCCCGCAAGGCCACGCACGCGGCCCTCAAGATCGCCCCCGGTGTGCCGCACGAGGCGGTGCCCGAGGAGGCGGAGGCCGAGTGGATCTCGGACGGCGGGGACGTGAAGGAGGCCGTGCTGTGGTTCGGCACCGCCCCCGGCGCCCGCCGCGCCACCCTCCTGCCGGCCGGCACGAGCCTGACCGGCCGCGACCTCCCCGACCCCGCGCCGCGCCCGGTCGGCCGCTTCCTCTACGAGCCGGACGGCGCGGTCATCCGCGCCCATCTCGTCGCTGAGATCGCGGAGGAGCTGGCCGGGGGCCTGATCGACGAGACGATCGCGTACATCACCGCGGACGCCCTCACCCCCACGCCCTTCGCCACCGCGTACGAGATCACCGACGAACTCCCCTTCAACCTCAAGAAGTTGAAGGCCCTGCTGCGCGAACGGGAGGTCGGCACGCTGACGGTGAAGAAGCGCGGGTCGGCGGTCGAACCCGAGGAGATCCGCCGCAGGATCAAGCCGAAGGGACCGAACTCCGCCACGGTCTTCCTGACCCGGGTCGCGGGCGCCCCGACGATGCTGATCGGCGGCCCGGCCGCATAA
- the tsaB gene encoding tRNA (adenosine(37)-N6)-threonylcarbamoyltransferase complex dimerization subunit type 1 TsaB: MLLLAMDTATPAVTVALHDGESVVAESRQVDARRHGELLLPAVDRVLKEAGLKLDAVTGLVVGVGPGPYTGLRVGLVTAATFSSALGVPVHGLCTLDGLAYASGIEEPFVVATDARRKEVYWARYDNSRTRVTDAAVDRPAEIAEQVAGLPVVGAGARLYPEVFPDARDPEHQSAGALAALAAERLAAGADFLDPLPMYLRRPDAQVPKNYKVVTPK, encoded by the coding sequence GTGCTCTTGCTCGCCATGGATACCGCCACGCCCGCCGTCACCGTCGCCCTCCACGACGGCGAATCCGTCGTCGCCGAGTCGCGGCAGGTCGACGCCCGCCGCCACGGGGAGCTGCTGCTGCCCGCCGTCGACCGGGTCCTCAAGGAGGCCGGGCTGAAGCTCGACGCGGTCACCGGCCTGGTAGTCGGCGTCGGACCGGGGCCGTACACCGGACTGCGGGTGGGTCTGGTCACCGCCGCGACCTTCTCCTCCGCGCTCGGCGTGCCCGTGCACGGCCTGTGCACGCTGGACGGGCTCGCGTACGCCTCCGGGATCGAGGAGCCGTTCGTCGTCGCGACGGACGCGCGCCGCAAGGAGGTCTACTGGGCGCGGTACGACAACTCCCGTACGCGCGTGACCGACGCGGCCGTCGACCGGCCGGCCGAGATCGCCGAACAGGTCGCGGGACTTCCGGTCGTCGGCGCCGGCGCGCGCCTCTACCCCGAGGTCTTCCCGGACGCCCGCGACCCCGAGCACCAGTCGGCGGGCGCCCTGGCGGCCCTGGCGGCGGAACGGCTCGCGGCGGGCGCCGACTTCCTCGACCCGCTGCCCATGTACCTGCGCCGCCCCGACGCCCAGGTGCCGAAGAACTACAAGGTGGTCACGCCCAAGTGA
- a CDS encoding YciI family protein, which yields MPRYLTMVRIEEGAFQLEDADPGFDERMGALFEEITKAGVMLETAGLKPTSEGTRVTWEGGKIGFTDGPFTETKEVVGGYSITQCRDKAEAIEWAKRFLEVHPPQWKVTCEVREIEEM from the coding sequence ATGCCCCGCTATCTGACGATGGTCCGCATCGAAGAGGGCGCCTTCCAGCTGGAGGACGCCGACCCCGGTTTCGACGAGCGCATGGGCGCGCTGTTCGAGGAGATCACCAAGGCCGGCGTGATGCTGGAGACGGCCGGGCTCAAGCCGACCTCCGAGGGCACCCGCGTCACCTGGGAGGGCGGGAAGATCGGTTTCACCGACGGCCCGTTCACCGAGACCAAGGAGGTCGTCGGCGGGTACTCGATCACCCAGTGCCGCGACAAGGCGGAGGCCATCGAGTGGGCGAAGCGCTTCCTGGAGGTTCACCCGCCGCAGTGGAAGGTGACCTGCGAGGTCCGTGAGATCGAGGAGATGTAG
- a CDS encoding sigma-70 family RNA polymerase sigma factor, with the protein MTAPAPAAVETVFRMESPRIIATVARIVRDVGIAEEIAQDALVAALEQWPRTGVPERPGAWLTAAAKNRAVDLVRRRETYARKLAEVGRELTEETHDPEPSGPDDIDDDLLRLIFTACHPVLSAEARTALTLRLLGGLRTDEIARAFLVPEPTVAQRIVRAKRTLAKAGVEFEVPYGEDRAARLGSVLEVIYLIFNEGYSATAGDDLLRPALCEDALRLARVLAGLMPKEGEVHGLAALLEIQASRVAARTAPDGQPVLIADQNRSRWNRLLIRRGFASLQRAGDGGTYGPYALQAAIAACHAKALTYEETDWRTIAALYGRLAVVAPSPVVELNRAVAVSMAEGAEAGLALADALTDEPALVGYHLLPSVRGDLLARLGRTAEARAEFERAAELTRNERERELLLGRAREAERPPE; encoded by the coding sequence ATGACCGCACCCGCCCCCGCCGCCGTCGAGACGGTCTTCCGGATGGAGTCGCCGCGGATCATCGCGACCGTGGCGAGGATCGTCCGCGATGTCGGCATCGCCGAGGAGATCGCCCAGGACGCGCTCGTCGCCGCCCTGGAGCAGTGGCCGCGGACGGGCGTCCCGGAACGGCCGGGTGCCTGGCTGACGGCCGCCGCCAAGAACCGCGCCGTCGATCTCGTACGGCGCCGTGAGACGTATGCGCGCAAGCTCGCGGAGGTGGGCCGCGAGCTCACCGAGGAGACGCACGACCCCGAGCCGTCCGGTCCCGACGACATCGACGACGACCTGCTGCGGCTGATCTTCACCGCCTGCCACCCGGTGCTCTCCGCCGAGGCGCGGACAGCGCTGACCCTGCGGCTGCTCGGCGGGCTGCGCACGGACGAGATCGCCCGCGCCTTCCTCGTACCGGAACCGACGGTCGCACAGCGGATCGTGCGGGCCAAGAGGACGCTGGCGAAGGCGGGCGTGGAGTTCGAGGTGCCGTACGGGGAGGACCGGGCGGCCCGGCTCGGCTCCGTCCTCGAGGTCATCTACCTGATCTTCAACGAGGGGTACTCGGCCACGGCGGGCGACGACCTGTTGCGGCCGGCGCTGTGCGAGGACGCGCTGCGGCTGGCGAGGGTGCTCGCCGGGCTGATGCCGAAGGAGGGCGAAGTCCACGGCCTGGCCGCCCTGTTGGAGATCCAGGCGTCCCGTGTCGCGGCACGCACCGCACCGGACGGGCAGCCGGTCCTCATCGCCGACCAGAACCGGAGCCGCTGGAACCGGCTGTTGATCCGCCGCGGCTTCGCCTCGCTGCAACGGGCGGGCGACGGCGGTACGTACGGCCCGTACGCCCTGCAGGCCGCGATCGCCGCCTGTCACGCGAAGGCGCTGACGTACGAGGAGACGGACTGGCGGACCATCGCCGCCCTGTACGGCCGGCTGGCGGTCGTCGCGCCCTCCCCGGTGGTCGAGCTGAACCGCGCGGTCGCCGTGTCGATGGCGGAGGGCGCGGAGGCGGGCCTCGCCCTCGCCGACGCCCTGACCGACGAACCCGCCCTGGTGGGTTATCACTTGCTGCCGAGCGTACGGGGAGACCTGCTGGCCCGACTGGGGCGCACGGCGGAGGCCCGGGCGGAGTTCGAGCGGGCGGCTGAGCTGACGCGCAACGAGCGGGAGCGGGAACTCCTCCTCGGTCGTGCCCGGGAGGCGGAACGGCCGCCGGAGTGA
- a CDS encoding polysaccharide deacetylase family protein — protein MTHGVDKKIVTWAALTVAALLVTGCGGTAGADTAPVKPSAPATTPAEGKGPDRAPDQAAAAAAAYRKWGLKPFAAPPAPPRTKPVKREPGGPVPVISDIPTKDRIVFITIDDGAEKDPEFAQMMKDLKVPVTMFLTDSAIRADYGYFKPLAALGNGVANHTLTHPNLRTLGRAAQSREICGQQTKLAKEYGTNPRLFRPPYGNWNEDTRAAAGTCGVDAIVLWRESMQIKNMQYQRGDKKLHPGDIILAHFRGPSELKGTTMTRMTANMLRHIQEQGFTVARLEDYV, from the coding sequence GTGACTCACGGCGTGGACAAGAAGATCGTGACCTGGGCGGCGCTGACCGTCGCCGCGTTGCTCGTGACGGGCTGCGGTGGCACCGCGGGGGCGGACACCGCGCCCGTGAAACCGTCCGCGCCCGCGACGACCCCCGCCGAGGGCAAGGGCCCCGACCGGGCCCCGGATCAGGCCGCCGCGGCCGCGGCCGCGTACCGGAAGTGGGGCCTGAAGCCCTTCGCCGCCCCGCCCGCCCCGCCGCGGACCAAGCCGGTGAAGCGGGAGCCGGGCGGCCCCGTCCCCGTCATCAGCGACATACCGACGAAGGACAGGATCGTCTTCATCACGATCGACGACGGAGCCGAGAAGGACCCGGAGTTCGCGCAGATGATGAAGGACCTCAAGGTCCCGGTGACGATGTTCCTCACCGACTCCGCGATACGCGCCGACTACGGCTACTTCAAGCCGCTCGCCGCCCTCGGCAACGGCGTCGCCAACCACACCCTCACCCACCCGAACCTGCGCACCCTCGGCCGGGCCGCCCAGAGCCGGGAGATATGCGGCCAGCAGACGAAGCTGGCGAAGGAGTACGGCACGAACCCGCGGCTCTTCCGCCCGCCGTACGGCAACTGGAACGAGGACACCCGCGCGGCCGCCGGCACGTGCGGGGTGGACGCGATCGTGCTGTGGCGCGAGTCGATGCAGATCAAGAACATGCAGTACCAGCGCGGGGACAAGAAGCTCCACCCCGGCGACATCATCCTGGCGCACTTCCGCGGCCCGTCCGAGCTCAAGGGCACGACGATGACCAGGATGACGGCCAACATGCTGCGCCACATCCAGGAGCAGGGCTTCACGGTGGCCCGCCTGGAGGACTACGTCTAG
- the groL gene encoding chaperonin GroEL (60 kDa chaperone family; promotes refolding of misfolded polypeptides especially under stressful conditions; forms two stacked rings of heptamers to form a barrel-shaped 14mer; ends can be capped by GroES; misfolded proteins enter the barrel where they are refolded when GroES binds): MAKILKFDEDARRALERGVNKLADTVKVTIGPKGRNVVIDKKFGAPTITNDGVTIAREVEIEDPYENLGAQLVKEVATKTNDIAGDGTTTATVLAQALVREGLKNVAAGASPAALKKGIDAAVKAVSDELLATARPIEDKSDIAAVAALSAQDQQVGELIAEAMDKVGKDGVITVEESNTFGLELDFTEGMAFDKGYLSPYMVTDQERMEAVLDDPYILIHQGKISSIQDLLPLLEKVIQAGSSKPLLIIAEDVEGEALSTLVVNKIRGTFNAVAVKAPGFGDRRKAMLGDMATLTGATVIAEEVGLKLDQAGLDVLGTARRVTITKDDTTIVDGGGNHDDITGRVNQIKAEIESTDSDWDREKLQERLAKLAGGVCVIKVGAATEVELKEKKHRLEDAISATRAAVEEGIVSGGGSALVHAVKVLEGNLGLTGDEATGVAVVRRAAVEPLRWIAENAGLEGYVITSKVAELDKGQGFNAATGEYGDLVKAGVIDPVKVTRSALENAASIASLLLTTETLVVEKKEEEPADAGHGHGHGHSH; this comes from the coding sequence ATGGCGAAGATCCTGAAGTTCGACGAGGACGCCCGTCGCGCCCTTGAGCGCGGCGTCAACAAGCTTGCCGACACGGTGAAGGTGACGATCGGCCCCAAGGGCCGCAACGTCGTCATCGACAAGAAGTTCGGCGCTCCCACCATCACCAACGACGGTGTCACGATCGCCCGCGAGGTCGAGATCGAGGACCCGTACGAGAACCTCGGTGCCCAGCTGGTGAAGGAGGTGGCGACCAAGACCAACGACATCGCGGGTGACGGCACCACCACCGCCACCGTGCTCGCCCAGGCGCTCGTCCGCGAGGGCCTGAAGAACGTCGCCGCCGGTGCCTCCCCGGCCGCCCTGAAGAAGGGCATCGACGCCGCGGTCAAGGCCGTCTCCGACGAGCTGCTCGCGACCGCCCGTCCGATCGAGGACAAGTCCGACATCGCCGCCGTGGCCGCGCTCTCCGCGCAGGACCAGCAGGTCGGCGAGCTCATCGCCGAGGCGATGGACAAGGTCGGCAAGGACGGTGTCATCACCGTCGAGGAGTCCAACACCTTCGGCCTGGAGCTCGACTTCACCGAGGGCATGGCCTTCGACAAGGGCTACCTGTCCCCGTACATGGTGACCGACCAGGAGCGTATGGAGGCCGTCCTCGACGACCCGTACATCCTGATCCACCAGGGCAAGATCTCCTCGATCCAGGACCTCCTGCCGCTCCTCGAGAAGGTCATCCAGGCCGGCTCCTCCAAGCCGCTGCTGATCATCGCCGAGGACGTCGAGGGCGAGGCCCTGTCGACCCTGGTCGTCAACAAGATCCGTGGCACCTTCAACGCCGTGGCCGTCAAGGCCCCCGGCTTCGGCGACCGCCGCAAGGCGATGCTCGGCGACATGGCCACCCTCACGGGTGCCACCGTCATCGCCGAGGAGGTCGGCCTCAAGCTCGACCAGGCCGGTCTGGACGTGCTGGGCACCGCCCGCCGCGTGACCATCACCAAGGACGACACCACCATCGTCGACGGTGGCGGCAACCACGATGACATCACCGGCCGCGTCAACCAGATCAAGGCCGAGATCGAGTCCACCGACTCCGACTGGGACCGCGAGAAGCTCCAGGAGCGCCTCGCGAAGCTGGCCGGCGGCGTGTGCGTGATCAAGGTCGGCGCCGCCACCGAGGTGGAGCTGAAGGAGAAGAAGCACCGTCTGGAGGACGCCATCTCCGCGACCCGCGCCGCGGTCGAGGAGGGCATCGTCTCCGGTGGTGGCTCCGCTCTGGTCCACGCCGTCAAGGTCCTCGAGGGCAACCTCGGCCTGACCGGCGACGAGGCCACGGGTGTTGCGGTCGTGCGCCGCGCCGCCGTCGAGCCGCTGCGCTGGATCGCCGAGAACGCCGGCCTCGAGGGCTACGTCATCACCTCGAAGGTGGCGGAGCTCGACAAGGGCCAGGGCTTCAACGCCGCGACCGGCGAGTACGGCGACCTGGTCAAGGCCGGCGTCATCGACCCGGTGAAGGTGACGCGCTCCGCGCTGGAGAACGCCGCCTCGATCGCCTCCCTCCTCCTCACCACCGAGACCCTCGTGGTGGAGAAGAAGGAAGAGGAGCCGGCGGACGCGGGCCACGGCCACGGCCACGGTCACTCCCACTGA
- a CDS encoding DUF6234 family protein, with product MNTSSPPVRTGADVACGLLLLVLDGAISLCAALFLALRGWSGAPDPQGSAPPPMDWAPVITFGVITGAVLLIAWAMLRGGWVWTAGGQFLAAGLLTLVTLLIAAEEWTTAHPAAADTPASAASPLPPAGGAWQGASVRHG from the coding sequence ATGAACACCTCCAGCCCGCCGGTGCGCACCGGCGCCGACGTCGCATGCGGACTGCTGCTCCTGGTCCTGGACGGCGCGATCTCCCTCTGCGCCGCCCTCTTCCTGGCCCTGCGGGGCTGGAGCGGCGCACCCGATCCGCAGGGCTCGGCGCCACCCCCGATGGACTGGGCGCCGGTGATCACCTTCGGCGTGATCACCGGCGCCGTGCTCCTGATCGCGTGGGCGATGCTGCGCGGCGGCTGGGTCTGGACGGCCGGAGGCCAATTCCTCGCGGCGGGGCTGCTCACCCTCGTCACCCTGCTCATCGCGGCGGAGGAGTGGACGACGGCGCATCCCGCGGCCGCGGACACACCGGCGTCGGCGGCCTCACCGCTCCCACCGGCAGGCGGTGCCTGGCAGGGTGCTTCCGTCCGGCACGGCTGA
- a CDS encoding polysaccharide deacetylase family protein, with the protein MPSVRTVRSRRLRRSTGAVLVVAALGPACAGPSGETDDARKGPAKPAAGQPQEQGAAGALDAYVEKVRKQRAARALAAKKWGLDRPPLDAPAPPKVKPKITTRKGFETDGEGLPPVFTTVPTKEKIVFLTIDDGAEKDPELLRMMSELQIPYSAFLSDYVVKDDYGYFKKMQAAGVSLHNHTLNHRYLPGLSYAKQKREICGMQDVIKERYGKRPPLFRPPYGNYNEDTLRAARTCGVKAVPLWASEAFPDRMEWREWDRDLHPGDIVLTHFRGKEDWKGSMPDMIRRVMKTITAKGYAVAKLEDYV; encoded by the coding sequence ATGCCTTCAGTGCGGACCGTTCGCTCGCGTCGGCTCAGACGGTCGACGGGTGCGGTGCTGGTCGTCGCCGCGCTCGGCCCGGCCTGTGCCGGACCGTCCGGGGAGACCGACGACGCACGTAAGGGCCCCGCGAAGCCCGCCGCAGGACAGCCGCAGGAGCAGGGTGCCGCCGGCGCTCTCGACGCGTACGTCGAGAAGGTCCGCAAGCAGCGGGCCGCCCGCGCGCTCGCCGCCAAGAAGTGGGGCCTCGACCGGCCCCCGCTGGACGCCCCGGCCCCGCCCAAGGTGAAGCCGAAGATCACTACCCGCAAGGGCTTCGAGACCGACGGCGAGGGGTTGCCGCCCGTCTTCACCACCGTGCCGACCAAGGAGAAGATCGTCTTCCTGACGATCGACGACGGCGCGGAGAAGGACCCCGAACTGCTGCGGATGATGAGCGAGCTGCAGATCCCGTACAGCGCCTTCCTGAGCGACTACGTCGTCAAGGACGACTACGGCTACTTCAAGAAGATGCAGGCCGCCGGCGTCTCCCTGCACAATCACACTCTCAACCACCGCTACCTGCCCGGGCTTTCGTACGCCAAGCAGAAGCGGGAGATCTGCGGGATGCAGGACGTCATCAAGGAGCGGTACGGAAAGCGGCCACCGCTCTTCCGCCCGCCGTACGGCAACTACAACGAGGACACCCTGCGCGCGGCCAGGACGTGCGGAGTCAAGGCGGTCCCGCTCTGGGCCTCCGAGGCGTTCCCCGACCGGATGGAGTGGCGCGAGTGGGACCGGGACCTGCACCCCGGCGACATCGTGCTCACGCACTTCCGGGGCAAGGAGGACTGGAAGGGTTCCATGCCGGACATGATCCGGCGCGTGATGAAGACGATCACGGCCAAGGGGTACGCGGTCGCGAAGCTCGAGGACTACGTGTGA
- the rimI gene encoding ribosomal protein S18-alanine N-acetyltransferase — MRWWDIEPVLVLEHDLFPEDAWSEGMFWSELAHARGPRATRRYIVAEAEGKIVGYAGLAAAGGLGDVQTIAAARDQWGTGLGARLLTDLLQHATAFECEEVLLEVRVDNTRAQKLYERFGFEPIGFRRGYYQPGNVDALVMRLTVQGTETDSDGC; from the coding sequence ATGCGCTGGTGGGACATCGAGCCGGTGCTCGTGCTCGAACACGACCTGTTTCCCGAGGACGCCTGGTCCGAGGGCATGTTCTGGTCCGAACTGGCCCACGCCCGCGGGCCCCGGGCCACCCGCCGCTACATCGTCGCGGAGGCCGAGGGGAAGATCGTCGGCTACGCCGGGCTCGCCGCCGCCGGCGGCCTCGGCGACGTCCAGACGATCGCCGCCGCCCGCGACCAGTGGGGGACCGGGCTCGGCGCCCGGCTGCTCACCGATCTGCTCCAGCACGCCACCGCCTTCGAGTGCGAAGAGGTGCTGCTGGAGGTACGGGTGGACAACACCCGGGCCCAGAAGCTGTACGAGCGCTTCGGCTTCGAGCCCATCGGCTTCCGGCGCGGCTACTACCAGCCGGGCAATGTCGACGCGCTCGTGATGCGACTGACCGTTCAAGGAACAGAGACTGATTCTGATGGCTGCTGA
- the tsaD gene encoding tRNA (adenosine(37)-N6)-threonylcarbamoyltransferase complex transferase subunit TsaD, with protein MAADEPLVLGIETSCDETGVGIVRGTTLLADAVASSVDTHARFGGVVPEIASRAHLEAMVPTIERALNDAGISARDLDGIAVTAGPGLAGALLVGVSAAKAYAYALGKPLYGVNHLASHICVDQLEHGPLPEPTMALLVSGGHSSLLLAPDITADVRPMGATIDDAAGEAFDKIARVLDLGFPGGPVIDRLAREGDPNAIAFPRGLSGSKDPAYDFSFSGLKTAVARWIEAKRAAGEEVPVRDVAASFQEAVVDVLTRKAVRACKDEGVDHLMIGGGVAANSRLRALAQERCERAGIRLRVPRPGLCTDNGAMVAALGAEMVARNRPASDLELSADSSLPVTEPHVPGAHGHSHDHDHVHEISKENLYS; from the coding sequence ATGGCTGCTGACGAACCCCTCGTACTCGGAATCGAGACCTCCTGCGACGAGACCGGGGTCGGCATCGTGCGCGGCACGACCCTGCTCGCGGACGCGGTCGCCTCCAGCGTGGACACCCACGCCCGCTTCGGCGGAGTCGTGCCGGAGATCGCCTCCCGCGCCCACCTCGAGGCGATGGTCCCGACCATCGAGCGCGCCCTGAACGACGCCGGGATCTCCGCCCGCGACCTCGACGGCATCGCCGTGACGGCCGGCCCCGGCCTCGCGGGAGCGCTGCTGGTCGGCGTCTCGGCGGCGAAGGCGTACGCGTACGCGCTCGGCAAGCCGCTGTACGGCGTGAACCACCTCGCCTCGCACATCTGCGTCGACCAGCTGGAGCACGGCCCGCTGCCCGAGCCGACGATGGCGCTGCTCGTCTCCGGCGGGCACTCCTCGCTGCTGCTCGCCCCCGACATCACCGCCGACGTGCGGCCGATGGGCGCCACGATCGACGACGCGGCCGGCGAGGCCTTCGACAAGATCGCGCGCGTCCTCGACCTCGGCTTCCCCGGCGGCCCGGTCATCGACCGGCTCGCCAGGGAGGGCGACCCGAACGCCATCGCGTTCCCGCGCGGTCTGAGCGGCTCGAAGGACCCCGCGTACGACTTCTCCTTCTCCGGTCTCAAGACCGCCGTGGCCCGCTGGATCGAGGCCAAGCGGGCCGCCGGCGAGGAGGTGCCGGTACGGGACGTGGCCGCGTCCTTCCAGGAGGCGGTCGTCGACGTGCTGACCCGCAAGGCCGTCCGGGCCTGCAAGGACGAGGGCGTCGACCACCTGATGATCGGCGGCGGGGTCGCGGCCAACTCGCGGCTGCGGGCGCTGGCCCAGGAGCGGTGCGAGCGGGCGGGGATCCGGCTGCGGGTGCCGCGGCCAGGGCTCTGCACGGACAACGGCGCGATGGTGGCTGCGCTGGGCGCCGAGATGGTGGCCCGCAACCGGCCGGCCTCCGACCTGGAGCTGTCGGCGGACTCCTCGCTGCCGGTGACGGAACCGCACGTGCCGGGCGCACACGGCCACAGCCACGACCACGACCATGTGCACGAGATCAGCAAGGAGAACCTCTACTCGTGA
- the groES gene encoding co-chaperone GroES: protein MTTTSSKVAIKPLEDRIVVQPLDAEQTTASGLVIPDTAKEKPQEGVVLAVGPGRFENGERLPLDVKTGDIVLYSKYGGTEVKYNGEEYLVLSARDVLAIVEK, encoded by the coding sequence GTGACGACCACCAGCTCCAAGGTTGCCATCAAGCCGCTCGAGGACCGCATTGTGGTCCAGCCGCTCGACGCCGAGCAGACCACCGCCTCTGGCCTGGTCATCCCGGACACCGCGAAGGAGAAGCCCCAGGAGGGCGTCGTCCTCGCTGTGGGCCCGGGCCGCTTCGAGAACGGCGAGCGCCTGCCGCTCGACGTGAAGACCGGCGACATCGTGCTGTACAGCAAGTACGGCGGCACCGAGGTGAAGTACAACGGCGAGGAGTACCTCGTCCTCTCGGCTCGCGACGTGCTCGCGATCGTCGAGAAGTAA
- the tsaE gene encoding tRNA (adenosine(37)-N6)-threonylcarbamoyltransferase complex ATPase subunit type 1 TsaE: MEEPHSAEAHSAATLDIDSPEEMQEIGRRLAKLLRPGDLVMLTGELGAGKTTLTRGLGEGLGVRGAVTSPTFVIARVHPSLVGGPALVHVDAYRLGGGLDEMEDLDLDVSLPDSVVVVEWGDGKVEELTDDRLHVLIHRVVGDTDDDRRTVVLRGIGERWADENLALS; the protein is encoded by the coding sequence ATGGAAGAACCGCACTCCGCCGAAGCGCACTCCGCCGCCACCCTCGACATCGACTCCCCGGAGGAGATGCAGGAGATCGGCCGTCGCCTGGCCAAGCTGCTCCGCCCCGGCGACCTCGTCATGCTCACCGGTGAGCTCGGCGCCGGGAAGACGACACTGACCCGCGGCCTGGGAGAGGGCCTCGGCGTGCGTGGCGCCGTCACCTCCCCCACCTTCGTCATCGCCCGCGTCCACCCGTCCCTGGTCGGCGGACCCGCCCTCGTCCACGTCGACGCGTACCGCCTTGGCGGCGGTCTCGACGAGATGGAGGACCTCGATCTTGACGTCTCGCTGCCCGATTCCGTGGTTGTCGTGGAGTGGGGCGACGGCAAGGTCGAGGAGCTGACGGACGACCGGCTGCATGTGCTGATCCACCGGGTCGTCGGCGACACGGACGACGACCGGCGCACCGTCGTGCTGCGCGGGATCGGCGAGCGGTGGGCGGACGAGAACCTCGCGCTGAGCTGA